The Solanum dulcamara chromosome 2, daSolDulc1.2, whole genome shotgun sequence region ATCAATCATTCCACTTTAGTCTTCTCTTGCAAAAAGTATTAGGATTTTAGAAACCTGCAATTAGCTTAAAGAGTAACTATTACTTTTGGAGAATTATGCTTTTGCTTTTTTGGACTAGAAAAATTTAGAAGGAAGAGATTATACTTCATCTTGTACCATCTTTACTTTCATGAAAAGGTACAAGCTCCATTTCCTCCGCTACATGTTTGATCCAGTGCTGACGATTGTTCTGATTGTATACACTGCCTTGCATTTGTTTCTTCAGATATGGGATTTTAATTTGGGGCAGTTGAGGAACCATGAACAGTCTAGCTCATTGGAAGCAGACTACAGTGAGAGCGACATGGCTTACATGATGAAAAGCTATGGTGAACTCATAAAAGGAACATCATTAGCAACTTCAAAAGGATTAGGACTCTCAGGCATTAATTGCTCCATTGCCCGTGACGATATGACAGCCTTCAGTGTAAGCTCTAGCCACTTgttaattttgattttctttttcgtTTTGTTGATCTCAATATGTAGTGTTTAATCCCATAAATCAATGATTGTGGCATTAATTCTTCTCACCTGTACTTGTAAGTGACAGATCAGACTtaacaaaaaaaacattttcttgACAGATCGGAGACTTATTTTACCAACTTGCATTTCTTTGTTCAGTTTCGGAGGAATATTGAGGTTTCCTTTGTGTGTTGAGGAATTGGATATATATTAGCTTCACTAATTGTAAATTCCAGCAAAGGGATGGTGCACAAGTAATTCTGCTGTGCGTTTAACCTGAATATGACCATACCAATTGtaataaattcttaaatttCTCTGGTCACCACCTTCATGAATTATGACAATTGGAGGTTCTATCAAGTGAACTGCCAAGAAGCTGATGCTTTAAACTGTATGATACAATGATCTCTTCCTCCTGAACCTGAGAAATAACTTGTTCATTGCCTTGCAGAATAATTCGAATAACCGAGCGGCAAGCCAGGGGCCAGCGACATCTGAGAGCAACAATTTACCAAGAATAAAGACATCATCTGACTCAGGTTATGTTAGGGCGAAATGTTGTGGTGTATCTACAGATCTTAACTTTATGGACCAAAGCATTGTTGTGGGAGGTGACAACGCCGGTGCAGAAACACGCAAGGCTGATATGGAGCTTCTGGCAAAGAATAGAGGAAATGCAATGCAACGTTATAAGGAGAAAAAGAAAGCACGAAGGTAGGTTGTCTCTTTTAGTTTTCCTTTCAAGCATAATTTTCCCTCGTCGCCTCTGAGTTTGCCCCTATATCTTGGCTTTGTTGCATCTCTGAGTCTGTGAGTTGTAATGTCCAGATATGATAAGCACATTCGATATGAATCGAGGAAGGCAAGAGCTGATACTAGAAAGCGAGTTAAGGGTCGATTTGTGAAGGCTAGTGAAGCTCCAGATGGCTGAATACCTGTTGAATGACTGAGGATAAGGATCTTTTTGTCtctgtatgtatatatttcTTAGACTACCTGATATTTGTAACCTTAGGTTTCCTGTGATGCTCTCTGTGGCACCAATTGTTAGTAATATTCTAGTCAAGCTTTGTGCTTCTGCGTATATATCAAGTGCTCGCATGTACAACCTTGATCATCAATCAGGTTTGTGGCTAGATCCCTCACCGGGGAGCCAGCTGTTTGATGCAAGTCTTGGAAGTGGATAGCCTAAGTATAATCAATTCACTCTCCCTCTGGCAATACTTGTCGCGTGATGTCTTTTTTGGTGACATGCATTCATTCTTTTGAGATCCGAGTGATCAAATTCTTGCTGAGTTTAGCTGATAATAAACACACAGTTAAAGTCCCTTCAACACCTGTTAGTTCCCCTCTTCTTTACCTTCCTTTCCTTTCCGCCAACATTTCTGAAAAGCTGATGTTAAGTACTTGTGTTACAAGATGGATGATGGATATACTGATTGTTGTAACCAATTCTTTTCTTGTACGATATTACTATTATGTTTTGTGTCAAGACTCGAGTATCTTGCATATATGTGCTTTTCAGCACGAGGAATGTGAATTACTCAAATTCTATCTTATCTTTAAAGACTCAAGTTGGTCATTATACCGGCGGTACACCCAAAAAGGAATggggaaaaaagaaagagaaagcgGAGAGGAAATATAATGGAACTagataaaatttcttttatcaATGCTGGGAAATCCCTTCGATCTTGTAAAAGATGACTCATAAGAGTTTCAGTCAACTGAATCTAATCTCATTGTATTGTGTGGCTAATCATTGGAAATGGTGCAACTCGtcgataaaataaaattttgtttggGTGATGTAGGTTAATTTGTTATCTGATGGACGGTTCTCCATTTACTGTTGTGGAATGGTTATCATGATCTCGTGCGTCATAATTAAATTCAATTCGATATATTAAAATCCGGGTGGATGATGTAATTTTTAACATTACGGTTGATCGATCCTGATATTATAACTTTTTCGTGATGGGTCTTGTGAAGACTAAGCTGTTTTATCATGTGAATGCTTTTAAGGCTCTGATAAAACAACCTAACACCGCTCCCTATTTATTTCATTCACGCCTTGCATGTCTTTCTTTTATGAACTAGACTGCTTGttctttcattcattcattcatttcaaaataaaacAGAGTCGCACCACATATATCCTTGAAACAATCCCTTAACTTGGCGAAGCATGAAGGACCTATCTTTCTTTCAGTTGAAAAATGTCATGGGAGCTAAGATGCGGAAAGGCTTTAAAAGCTTCTGTAATAACGATACCTCTACTTCCACACTCAATCATCAAACTGCAGCCTCTGCTCGTCCTGCAGTTTCATCTCCTAATAATTACATCATGGACACAAGTGATCTAAGATTAAACGAAAGGGGAAGCCAGACAACATTGGAGGAGATGTTGCTCCAATTAGACATGGAGGAGGAGATGGCAAAGCTGAACCAATATGGGCCGCATGTCCGACATAGAATGTCATGTGTCAACAGTTCTGACATTCTACGAACAGCAAGGAACGCATTAAATCAGTATCCCCGATTCTCTCTTGATGGCAAGGATGCTATGTACCGGTCTTCTTTCCGCGACATGTCTCCTTTACTAAGCAAAAGTGTTGGTGAAAGAAAATCAGTATGCTGCAACCGCAAAATGGACATGAAAAGTAGTCAAACTCAAACCATGCCCCCCACAATAGCAGGAGAGAGAATGATTTGGTGTAAACCAGGAGTAGTAGCAAAGCTGATGGGACTTGAGGCCATGCCAATGTCAATGTCAATGCACAGAAAGCATAGTAAGGATACAATCATGAGTGCAGTTATCAAAAGGCAAAGCCTGAGGAAAAGAGCAGAAAGGTACGAGATGGATAATAAGAGGTCAAGAGGAAGGGTTGTGGTGGGAACGGGTTGTGGTGGCCGCAACTCTAGAGAGATGAATCAGAACTCTTGCTCAAGAAATGGCTACTGTGTTATGAAGTCCGTGGCGATGGACCTCCAAGATGTAGGCTGGCCAATGCGGGGCGAGGTTTTGTACAGAAATAACGATgccatataaaataaaaatgtcaGAAATATCTACAAGATCAGGACTATCCTATCTGTGTCAAATTGATTAATTGTCTCTTTATATTTCTAAATAATTGGATGCAGGAATATGAGTATAAACAGCTGTAAGTAATAATGTAGCAAAAGTGTGTTTGAACGTACGTCCAGGTCTAAAGGTGATAACACTAAGGATTATAATCCGAAACAAACTAGACTATTAACTAAAACAAGTGCGGAAGCAAAAACGGAAACTAAttaaagaaactaaacaagaattaAAAGATATGGGCTTGACAAGATCCAAGTAACAACAAATAGATTAATAGTTGAACCAAATACCTTTACTTGAAAAACTAATTCGGATCTTGACCGCTTCGTGAGTAATGCTAGACAACAATTAGTATGAGTACTAACTGCCTTTTAAAGAATAACAAGAAGAAACCAAAGATATCAAACAAGAAGTTATTTTACTACCTTGAACTATGAACTAGTTAGGTTGAAAGATAAATTCAAAAGCAATTTGCCACAAAGGTTCAAAAGAACTCTCAATATATTATTCTTTCAAATCTACCTTTTAAAGTAACAAAACTCGCCTTTATATAGTAGTAAGAAGGGGTTGttcaagataaaaaaataataacaaaatgaCATTTTCTAGAGTCCTAGATGGCTGCCCACACACATGAAACataatgtcaaaatagaagaaaaacatGACATCTCCTAAAGTCTTAGTAGACTGTCCACATATATGACTTATAATgtcaaaatataagaaaaaatgacATCTCCTAAAGTCCAAGAAGACTGCTCACACACATAGGTACCATAAGGTCAACATAGaagaaaaatgatattaaatGCTAGTTCTAGAAACTAGTTAAAAGACTAAATAAGTGCTgaaattttctcttcatttgtGGGCTGATTTGGGCCACATTTCCTCTCATCTTGGACTTTAATTTGGGCTTCGTTTGCACGAAATTGAGCCTTAATATTCATCCTCTTGGACTTGAATTTGGGCCACCAAATAGTTGTAGCATTTGATCAATTCATTTTCCTTGGGTTTTAGCTCTTCTTCCCTAACAAAACACTCTTTAATTGCTAATTCTAACCCATCAAGATTGtcttgaaatttttttatttgagatCTTTTCATGAGGCCTTTTGAAAACTCCCAAACTTTCTTAAATATTGTTGAGCTTTTAGTTCTCCCAGATTAAAATATCAAAGGAGCTTCCATCGATGCTATCAAAAGGAGACCTCTTAATAAAGCTTCTGAGCTCATACTACTATCCCCAACAGATAAAAAGAGCCATTGTATGCATTGATTATACCGTACGTCAAATTCTTTCGGACAGATTAGATGAAAATTTCCCCAACCCCAGAAATAAGGAATAAAAAACATCGCCGCAGATTTGGAAAATGGGAACCAACAATTGCAAGCCAGGCAAGGAAAGCTGTAGTGATGCAGCACAGGAACCAGCAATGGGAATCAGCAATCAGGAACCAACTACAAGTAATTAGTATTAACTACTATAACTTGCAGAATTGCTTGTATGTATGTTTTTCTgttggtgggtgcaggtaccATAGGGAGCTGGTTCTGAGTACAACTAAGGGTCCTCTCTTGGGAGAAGCCTGCAACAACATGCACTTTAACCTCATTTACTATGGAAGTCACATGGAGCTACAAAAGAGTCTCCAGCAGCCTGTGCATCTATCCTTCCTGTTTGGcttcttgtcacttgtctttacaggttcaaagtatctcaacaaaagagaagcaacaacctggcatgctaggacttcaccaaatatTCAGCCTCTCACTAATGCTAACACCTTCCCTGCAACACCTGTAACTGAGAATCAGCAgggtaagatgtgcagggtgagttgcagcaGGTGGACCTGCACTATGGTCTCAAAACTTTGCAAGAGTACAGAATATACtatattgacaaggcccaagaagtttcagcacaaacggacaattggagacgttaggcgagcggccttgaaaaagtcagctgcctTAGGCCTTGAGAGGGTGCCTTCTCTCCAATGTGTGCAAG contains the following coding sequences:
- the LOC129880526 gene encoding uncharacterized protein LOC129880526 yields the protein MKDLSFFQLKNVMGAKMRKGFKSFCNNDTSTSTLNHQTAASARPAVSSPNNYIMDTSDLRLNERGSQTTLEEMLLQLDMEEEMAKLNQYGPHVRHRMSCVNSSDILRTARNALNQYPRFSLDGKDAMYRSSFRDMSPLLSKSVGERKSVCCNRKMDMKSSQTQTMPPTIAGERMIWCKPGVVAKLMGLEAMPMSMSMHRKHSKDTIMSAVIKRQSLRKRAERYEMDNKRSRGRVVVGTGCGGRNSREMNQNSCSRNGYCVMKSVAMDLQDVGWPMRGEVLYRNNDAI